The Zalophus californianus isolate mZalCal1 chromosome 6, mZalCal1.pri.v2, whole genome shotgun sequence DNA window ggctggggctggggctgggcagggactGGGCACAGCTGTGTGCTGAGGAGACCACACTGGCCCTAGAGTAAGGAGGGTGGCTCAAAGGTATTTCAGTCAGTTTGACCAGCATCACCCCTAACCCATTCCCCATAAAGAAGCACCCATCTGGCAACCCTGACCAGACCGCCCTGGCCCCTCTTCCCCAGGGAAAGCCCAGCTGCTGCCCTGGCTCCTGAGGCAGATGTATATGTGTGACATGAATTGTCCACCCATCCCTATCTTTTCAGGGGTTTTCCTGCCATGACCTTACCCTAGGTTCTGCCCTTGACCCCCAAACTGGAAAATATCCAAATCTTAGGATCTGAGTCTACTCTTGTGACCTTAAAAATGATTCTTAGCTCTTCTCCGCctcaattttctcctctgtaaaacaggGGCCCCATTGCCCCCACAGGGTTGTTGCTAGAGTTAAATTTAATCTGGACCAGGAAAGAGCCATCCGGGCATCAACGTCTGGCCCTTGATGTGGTGTGCCTATCCAGGTTACAGCCTCTTCTCTGTGTTTGCTCTAAGCAACTGTGTGAGGTAAAGTGGCCCAGGGATAGCTCAGAGCAGTTCagtgacttgccaaaggtcacacaacCGTGAGTGGAAAGAGCCAGACCTCTAGTTTGTTTTTGGATTTAAATTTCACCTGGGCCTTATTCTGTTGCATCTCCTGGCCTGACTGTAGGGCAGCTAGGGGGCAGAAAGCTGTGCCCAACTGTCACCTTTGGCTCTCAATCCTGACCCACTCCATCTGCTCCAGATCCAGCTTTTATGGAGTTTGGTACTTACATAATTTGGATGTCTTTAAAAAGGCACacaattatgaatataaaattagatATAAGGCCTTGGAAGAGGCCAAGTGAGGGGTATGAGGCATAAGCTTCACTGGTTTCACTTTAAGTTCACTTCTGCTCCCGGTTCTTCCACGTGCACATCCTCTGCCCTGAAGCCTTCCCAGTCTGCAAAAACTGTCCCCTCTCCCTCAACACCTGATCCCTCCCACTACACAGTGCTGCCTTGTCCCACAGCCCCTTGGCCAACTCTCCTTGTCCTGTGGTTTTGACCTTGTCTCTTCCAACTCAGTGCCCAGCAGGAAATAACTGCTTAGGGAGTATCCTTTGATTGAGCCTCCAGCTCACCCATCCTACCGGAAGCCTCGATCTGTGGGAAGCCCTTGATTTGagtcacattcattcattcaagggACATTCACTGAGCACCCCCTAGGGGCCAATCTGCTGCTGGGTGCCCTGGAAACAAAACTGAAGGCTCTCCAATCCCTGCcctaaaagaattaatattgcacGGGAAGAGACAGCAGATACCAGATAATTACAATTGTGACACGTACCCTAATAGAAGCAAAACAGACACAGCGGAGAACAGGGAATGGGGGCCTCTGAGCAGGGACTAGTCTAGGCCAAGGGCCACAGGAAGGACAGCATGGTAGAGGGCCAGATGAGAAGAGGAAaatgcagggaggaggagagcaaAGAAGAGGGAACGAGGGCTGCGGACCAGGCGGGGAACCCAGACTACTTGGGGGCCTTGCAGCTGGGCTGCGGCCTTGGCGGAGCGAGCAGGTTCCTTACCGCGACCGTGGGCTTGTGGCTCCGCAGCGGGGGCATGGCACCGGCAGTGCATGGCCGCGGGGGCGGTGCGGCGGCGCTGGGGAGCGGGGGCGCGGGGTCCGCGGGCGGCATGGAGCCCAGACGCGGCgcggggctggggcagaggctcAGCGCCCGGTGGCGGACGCGGTGCAGGAGGGCGCGGGAGCAGGCGGAGAGCGGTCCCTCGGAAAGCCGCCGCCGCGCCCCGGCCAGCTCCGACCTCACGCCGCGCAGCAAGTCCAGCGAGCAGCGGGGatggccggggccggggccggggctggggctcGCAGGGGAGCTGGATGGGGGGCTGCAGTGACCTGGCTCTTCCTCGGTGGCAGAGGTGGCTTCTTCGTCGTCGTGGTCCTCGCCCtggttctcttcctcctcctcctggtcaAGCCGCTGCTGGGGTCTGGCCTCAGGGCCCGTGTCTGCGGCAGGTGCAGGCACTAGCTCGCATTCAGGGCTGACCAGCAAGAGCCAGGCAGGAGGGGCTGATGCCATTCCCGCGGCGTCGCATTGGAAGGGGCAGGATCCCCGGACCACAGCCTCCGCCCAGAAGAGCGCTCTCCTCTCCAAGCTGAAGTCGTGCTGCCAGGAGAAGGCGGCGTGAGGCTCTCCGGAGCGCAAACCAGGCCCAAGGGGCGCACCCCTACCCCCTGGCCTCCAGGGAACCTGTTTGTCCAAAAACTTGACAGGCCTGGGCAGCTTCCGATTCTAAACTCCAGGCATCCATtaacccacccccagcccccatttTAGCTAGCACTGGGGTCGATGGATAGCCATACAATTGAATGGTTAACTCGGCCTGAAGGACATAATGAGGAATAGGTTAATAGAATGAAATGTAGTGAAATCCAATATCTAAGTCCCTTTGCCTTTCAGTATGTAATTGAACCGATGGCAGCTTTAAAAATGTCTCCAAGAAACCTTGTTCTTAGCAAAGAAACTTTCACTTGAGCCCAGCACCATTTGCCAGTGAGCACTCAGCCATAGAGGCCCACTCAGGCACACAAACCTCTCTATGGAATAAtacctgcccccttcccctttgACGCCATCAGAGGTTACTCTGAAGCCCAGGAAATGTAAAAATCACTAATTTCTGTTAAACTCTACTTAGTACATTCTAGTGTTATTTCTATTTCCAGACCatgaaaatgaggctcagaatcTTTAATTTGCTGGAGGTCAGATTGGTGTTGAGTGGCTTGAGCTGGGATTCCTCGGGCCACCCAACAGTAGTACTTTCTCGACTACATTGTCAGGCCACCTGAAAAAACAATCGGAGCTCACATAAATAATCTAACTTGAGAGTTtagaaatgagtaaaaaaaatattcatctgttgcctacctttaaaaataagatccaGAAATACAAAACTctgttaaaaaatgtaaaattgtctAAATGGCAATTTCAACGCTCTGTGATGGCCAATGAAGGAAGAACGAAGGTGGGGGAAGTGGTATTtgtggggggaaggagaagcaggaagacAGATATTCAGACACTTAGATCACAGGCATTGTCCCCTCCTCTCCTGACATGACCCTAGTGGGGAGAGGAGCCTAACGTGGCTGTTCCAGCATAGCTCCCTGACTGAGGTCAGTGGCTGCATCTTATTCCTCTCTGCATCCTCAGGGCACAGGCAGGCCTGGCACAGAGGGGATGCTTGTAAGTATGTGCAGAATAAACGGTTGGAGGAAGAGATTGGAGCAAAACAGGCAGGTTGTGAaggacagaagagggaaaaagaccATGTGAGGGGTGATGAGGCagatgtggagagaaagagacTAGGGGGGTTTCAAGACAGCCAGCGGGGCTCAGGGGATGAAAATGTACTGAGACCCAACACAAATACCAACATGTACGATTTATGGAACTAAGCAAGATGGTTCTAAAGTCggtatgaaaaacaaacaaatcagaaCAGTCAGAAAAACTCTggacacaaaaagataaatagggGGGACTGGCCCTACTAGCcgttaaaatatattataaaatgacaataattaaAACTATGGTGTTGGCACAGATGCAGGTAGAGAATaggaagtccagaaatagactttAATATCTATGGGGCTTTAGTAAATAATAAAGGTGGCATCTcaagcaatgggaaaaagagagactagttaataaatggtgttagctagctggaagaaaataaagttggATCCATTCTCATACACAAGGATGAATTCCAAAAGGATCAAACATTCAAATGTATgatatgaaaccataaaagtactAGGAAAAAACCAGAAGAGACATGCTTTATAACCTCAAGTGGGGAAAGCCTTTCCAGAAGCCATAAAAGTACAGACACACGTGCAAAATCTGCACGGCAAATATACCACAAGAAGCAAGGTCAAAGACAGATGACAACCCGGGGAGAAAACAGCACTCGCAGCAGAGACGAAGGGCTAAATTTACTAATACAGCAAGTGCTAGAAATAGATTGGAAAAAGACCAACAGTTCAATGGGAACACGAGCAAAAGATATGGACAGTCCACAGAAGAGAGCCACACAGATGGCTTCTAAACATATGAAGAGTTGCTCAACTTCACTCATGAtaagagaaaggcaaatcaaaactaccCTGAGATACCATCTGCCTATCCCTCAGCAAAGATCCAACGTCTGAGGACACTCTGTTGGGAGAGTGTGCGGGCGACAGGCCTCTTGTAGAGTGCTGGCTGGGATGGAAATCAGTATGACCCCTACGGAGGGCAATTTGGAAAAATACTTAAATTCAAAAGGACATGTGCATATCGTCATTCCCTGCAGCATTGTTTGTCATGGCAGAAGCCTGGGaagaacccaagtgtccattcaAGAAAGTACAATATATCCATGTAACGCAATGCTACACAgtgaaaaatgaaactgaagaagctttttatgtaCCGATATAGAAAGATCTTAAAATATATGAGGTAGAAAAGTCAGGAATAacagtatatataaaatgctcTCTTTGGGGTAAAAAGGGAGGAAATAGCTGTACTTGCATGTCTCTACACACATAAGCATCCCTGGAAGAATAcatagaaaatgagaaacagataTCCCCTGTGAGGGTTGGAGCTGGGGAACTGGATAAATGGGAAGGTGTCAGTGGGAGGCTATTTGCTCTCCCAAGGCCTTCAAGCTGCCTGTGGGCCACACTGCCCAGCCCCCTTGCTTCTGTAGATTAAGTGTTACTGGAACACAGCCCTATCCACCCTCTCCTTTCCAGAACTATGGCTTTTCCCCTACAGCAACAGAGTTGAGTAATTGCCAGTTTTTACTACCTGgtcttttacagaaaatgtttgtcaACCCCTGCTCTATACCCTTTTGtaagccttttctttctttttattttcatttttaaactatgcgaatgtattttttctctaaaaatattttttttgttaggGCAATTCACTCTAATTAAAGGGAAACTATGAAACAATCAAACGCAGACTTGCCAAAGGCTTTAAGTATGGAAGGAAGGGTGAAGGCAGCAGGATGGGTGGGGTGGACATGGGCTTTGGGGTCTGACAGACATGTGTGGGAATCCTGCATGTGTCACTCACAAGTACATCAGTTGGGTGAGAGCTTTGGTTCCCTGTGCCGTGGGGGTAGGAACACATGCCTGCTAAAAGGGTTATCATAAATATGAGAGAGAACAGTGAATGTACACAGAGCACCTAAGCACGGGCCTAgtgcacagcaggtgctcaataacgGTAGCTGTGATTATTACTTTCTCCCTTTAGACCACTGTTCTAAACTGTCCTAGGTTCACCTGGTAATCTAACCACTATCTATAACATCATTGTTATGGGAAAATGTATTCCAGGTTCCAAACACTGGGAATACAGCCCAATGAACTCAAGAGGACTTACCAGGAGAGGCTGTAAATCATACTTGGGAGTCTTATGCTTCTTTGTTTGTTAGATTGGCCCAGCAGTGAAAGAAATGGAGGCCCAGGAAGGGAAATAGGCTCCAGGGAATACAGATACCCTCGCTGAGAGTAGGGGGCAGAGCCAGGGTCAGCAGACAGACATGCACTTGGCAGAAAGTGCTCAATTCTGCTTCTAAGAGAACTAACTTTCAGGATAGCCTCTTCCTGGCTTGGcctgagctcagcggggagggAAAAGCTGTGATAATCCACCTCCACTGAAGCTTAGCCAAGCGAATTCCTCTGCCCAACGACACAGGCCCACAGCGCAGGCTGCCTGGGAAAAGTGACTATGGGCCCCTGGACACTGTGCTCTGGGTTTTACAGAGCTGATTTCCCTTCTGGAGACCTTGGTCCTAAGGGTCTGCAGATAAAGCAAAATGGCACTGAGTCTCCTGCTCCTGGGCCCCCGAGCCACTCAAGCCCCTTTCTCCTTCGTGGATTGTACTTTCTGCACCTGACTTCCTGCAACCCGGTTTTCTGCCGAGGAACCTCACCTGTCCAGTGTTTCATGCTCCCATCCTGCTCTGAGCTAATATGCAACGATTTGGAGTTAAGACCTGAGTTTTAGTCTTGCCATTGCCACTAACGTTGGACAaatcatttcccttctctgaacttcagGTTCCTCGTGTGCAAAATGAGTGAGggcatgggacgcctgggtggctcgtttggttaagtgtctgccttcagctcgagtcctgatcccagggtcctgggatcgagccccacgtcgggctccccgctccatggggagcctgcttctccctctccctctgcttgtgctctctctcgctatctctgtcactatcaaataaataaataatctttaaaaaaataaaaaaaaaaaaaacgagtgaGGGCCGACCTAGATCCTCAGAACTTTTTACAAAGTACCCTGCAGACAGTGGAGGAGCACATAAGACTCTGAGAGGCCCGACACCAGTTCCAGTTTTTGGcaatcttgttctttcatttgtaaaaattcatgTGAATTCTGCATCCTATCTCATGATCTGTGTTATAATACAAATGCAATAGGTTTCCCCCTAAACCTCCAAGTAAACTTGACTCTCGAGTTTATCTTGAGGGTGTGCGATACCACTGCATACATTGGGTGCATATCCCAGTGTGTGAGCTATGGGGCATGAGGTGTTTCAAGGGCGCCTCTAGGGCAGATGTGCTTTGGGTCTGTGGAACAGTAATACCTTCTAATGTGTCTCATCTAACTGTCTGCATTTTAACAGAGGATTCTGGAGATAGTGTCTTAGTTCACAGGAGTGATTCTAAAtggtagaattttgtttttttattttttttttaattttatttatttatttgagagagagggacacagcgagagagggaacacaagcgggggagtgggggagggagaagcaggctttccgctgagcagggagcccgatgcggggctcgatcccaggaccttgagatcatgacctgagccaaaggcagacacttaacaactgagccacccaggcgcccctaaatggtAGAATTTTAGACACGGCAGTAGACTGACAGGGAAAAGAAGAATTGGAGTATCCTTGCAATGACTCTCAGTCACTTCCTATAGGCAGCTTCCTGTTAtcctaagcatttttaaaataagacccatcaaatAATCCCCATCACGAGGCCACCAGCCTTCTTCATGAAACACCTTTTTCCCCTTGGGTTATTTCCAAAACTTTCTAGAATATACCACAGATGGACTTGCTCCCATTGCCATGTACgtatgtaggtatgtatgtatatatgtatgcatgtaggctccatacccagcgtggggcccaacgaggggcttgaactcacagccctgagctgagatcaagagttggacacttcaactgactgagccacgcaggcaccctggCCTTGCTGCCCTTTAAAATCAAGGAACAAGGCCTATGAGTCTCAGCATCAGATCTACAGACCCAGAGACAAGAGATAGATGGACAGAGAGATACACTTACCATAGAACCCAGCAGAAGCTCCCTGCAGGCTGGGACACTGAGCTCTGGCCCAGGAAGGGGCTCTGTGCCTATCACAAAGCCACTGGGCACCTTGAAGGGGACGCCATCGAGGGCATTCATTCTGTCAGAGGAGTGTGGAGATGGCTGAGCAGGGCTGTGGCAGGCTGCCTGGTggcaaggagagagaggagacctGAGGACCAGGCTTGGTCTCATATGGCCTCACCACTTTCCTGTGTGCTGACTTAGCCGAGCCCACACAGCcaggaaagaaaaggtaaaatggCTGGTCCTGCATagggaggaaataaataaaaacgagAGCATTTACTATTTCATGTTTAAGTTTTGTTCTAGaccactgtttcccaaagtgtggcCTACAAAACTGGTTCTAAAGTATGTTATCAAAAGAGTTTCCAGCCAAACATGTAAGGGAAAAAATGTCGAATTACACAAACTATTCCAGAAAAGAAGTATTTCCTGATTTGATTTCAGCACCACCTTGATACCAAATCTGACAAAATTAAAGGCCAATCTCTCATGAACATACCTgcaaaaatctcaataaaaataattatggataGAAAAATACAACACTGCTGGCTTGAGGGTTGAGTTTATTTCAGGAATGAGAGACGGCTTAATATTCCAAAATCAATCAGTGGGAATAAAGATAAATGTCAacagaataaaagtgaaaaattatatgattatttttgtagatgcagaaaaagcacttgataaaatcaatacccattcatgattttaagaaaaaaaacaattagcaacttagaaagagaaaggagtttCCTTAATCAAGAATATCACTAAAATACCTAAAGCAAACATCccacttaatggtgaaatactgaaAGACATCCCCAAGGCTGGAACTGACACAAGGATGTCCCCATCATCTcttctgttcaacattgtactgcAGGTACTAGCctatgcaaaaagaaaaggaaaaaaataaaaatataaggattggaaagaaaaaataaaactaccattatttgtagatgacatatgtagaaaatccaaaggaatctatgaataaaactcttagaattaGTAAGTTGATTTAGCAAGGTCATTGGATACAAGGTCGATATATAAGAATCAACTATATCCCTATATGTAAACAACAAACAATGTAaatgttgtcttttaaaaaggtcattagaggggcgcctgggtggctcagttaagcgtctgccttgtctgccttcggcttaggtcaggTCATGAatttggggtcctgagatcaagccccgtgtcaggctccctgctcagcggggagcctacttctccctctcccactcccccaggttgtgttccctctttccctgtgtctctgtgtcaaataaataaataaaatcttttttaaaaaatgtcattagaggggcgcctggtggctcagttgttaagcgtctgccttcggctggggtcccggggtcctgggacgggctccctgctccgcgggaagtcggcttctccctcccccactccccctgcttgtgttccctctctcgctgtgtttctttctgtcaaataaataaataaaatcgttagaaaaaaattaaaattaaaaaatttttaaatgtcattagagaataaaattttaaataagataccatttcataTTATCAATCAAACACCTAGGACTCGACAAATTGGGTTACATTAAAGAACTTCCATTCATCAGAAGATATCATTAAGCGAgtaaaacaacaatgaaacaaaacaaaaacaaacaacaaaagacatAAATCAGAGtggggagaagatacttgcagcACATGTATCTGACCAAGGATTCATACCAGATATATACAAAGAACTAcaaagcaataagaaaaagaccTAGTACAAAAATAGTCAAGAGATGTTAACGGGCACTTCATGAAAGAGGATATCCAAATAAACCTCAAAGTTGTTTAACCCCATTAgccaccaggaaaatgcaaaacaaaacaatgagatacaaacacacacacacacacacacacacacgcacaaattgttaaaattaaaaaaaaaaaaaaagcctgacaaTATCAAgggttgatgaggatgtggacatCTGGAACTCTCCTGCATTGATGGTGAGAAAGTCAATTAGCATTAGTCAACAGTACTACTAAAGCTGAAatctaagaattaaaaattaattcacacATAGCTTCTGGGCCTTTTGGCTAAGAGCAAGTATGTATCTGCTAGTTTAATAATATTCACAACAACCAgggattttatttgttaatatattcTAAACCAGATTAAAGAAAGATTCTGACCACCGTCTGGCATTTTGCAAACAACCAGGGCTTATCAGGGAGCTACACCAGGGAGTATCTCTGGCTTAATACAATGTCATCCCTACCAGGATGTTGCAAAGCCCTGTTGCGAGGGGTCACTGGGGTCATCCCCATGCCTACAGGCGAACATCATGTGAAGAGGCAGAGTAAGTAATCTAAGTGCAGAGAAGTCAAATGGGGCCAGATGGGAAAATCCTTTAATTCCCTCATCTCTGCTGTCTGCCCACTCTTGTTTGTGTTTTAC harbors:
- the UBAP1L gene encoding ubiquitin-associated protein 1-like; this encodes MNALDGVPFKVPSGFVIGTEPLPGPELSVPACRELLLGSMHDFSLERRALFWAEAVVRGSCPFQCDAAGMASAPPAWLLLVSPECELVPAPAADTGPEARPQQRLDQEEEEENQGEDHDDEEATSATEEEPGHCSPPSSSPASPSPGPGPGHPRCSLDLLRGVRSELAGARRRLSEGPLSACSRALLHRVRHRALSLCPSPAPRLGSMPPADPAPPLPSAAAPPPRPCTAGAMPPLRSHKPTVASLSPYTCLPPLGGMPQHLSACRSHPASADLLSALSQEEQDLIGPVVALGYPLHRAIGALQKTGRQSLSQFLSYLRACDRLLQQGYEERLVEEAMEMFQFSESQAGEFLRLWAQFSDMGFQQDRIKEVLLVHGNRSEQALEELVACAQ